In a single window of the Raphanus sativus cultivar WK10039 chromosome 9, ASM80110v3, whole genome shotgun sequence genome:
- the LOC108825364 gene encoding uncharacterized protein LOC108825364 translates to MITPEETLTKALSAAREWLTVQTTTASPPRNAVHPSYQTVSNCITVNTDASWHSDRLVAGLGWIMDTGQNRASHMAHCYFVSSPLVAEALAIREAITLCIKKGFLRVHVKSDSLQLVKAITSGSSFPEVYGVIADICNISLAFDCISFSWIRRENNKDADALARQALLNEPFVVATLNVED, encoded by the coding sequence ATGATAACGCCAGAGGAAACTTTGACTAAAGCTCTCTCGGCAGCTAGGGAGTGGCTAACGGTTCAAACCACTACTGCATCTCCTCCTCGAAATGCCGTCCACCCCTCCTATCAAACAGTGTCCAACTGCATTACTGTAAACACCGATGCTTCCTGGCATTCTGATCGTTTGGTTGCAGGTTTGGGCTGGATCATGGACACAGGACAAAACAGAGCTTCACACATGGCGCACTGCTACTTTGTCAGCTCACCATTGGTGGCGGAAGCACTTGCAATAAGAGAAGCCATCACTCTGTGCATTAAAAAGGGATTCCTTCGTGTGCACGTAAAGTCTGATTCCCTACAGCTCGTCAAAGCCATTACCTCGGGCTCGTCTTTCCCTGAAGTCTATGGAGTAATTGCTGATATTTGCAACATTAGTCTTGCTTTTGATTgtatttccttttcttggatCCGACGGGAAAACAACAAAGATGCCGATGCACTAGCTAGGCAAGCTTTGTTGAACGAACCGTTTGTTGTAGCTACACTAAACGTTGAAGATTAA
- the LOC108825366 gene encoding GDSL esterase/lipase At5g03610-like: MDTTRLQYGMSFAYGGTGVFDTRANYPNMTVQINLFEQLLGNVYSPSELSSSVALVSVAGNDYITFVLAHLNSPAELLSGLKSFIEKVVNQIEVDLRRIRTLGVKKIAIPSLTPVWYTPALANLPESIKSIVPEKVKYHNDLLQKSVAKLNNESNHSAFTIIDYYNTFLAVFNNTGEIPGILPFKTPFIECYKNGTVCDDPKSAFFWDPIHPTQEGWKSVYKVLRTNITAALTKA; the protein is encoded by the exons ATGGATACGACACGGTTACAATACGGAATGAGTTTTGCGTACGGAGGAACTGGAGTATTCGACACTAGGGCTAATTATCCTAACATGACAGTTCAGATCAATCTCTTCGAGCAACTCCTCGGCAATGTCTACTCTCCATCCGAACTTTCTTCGTCCGTCGCTCTCGTTAGTGTTGCTGGCAACGACTACATTACTTTCGTTCTCGCCCATCTTAATTCGCCTGCCGAATTATTATCA GGGTTGAAATCATTCATCGAGAAAGTTGTGAATCAAATTGAGGTGGATTTGAGGCGTATCCGTACCTTGGGAGTGAAGAAGATAGCAATACCATCATTGACACCGGTCTGGTACACCCCCGCGCTTGCAAACCTCCCTGAATCTATCAAAAGCATTGTACCGGAGAAGGTAAAATACCACAACGACTTGTTGCAGAAATCAGTCGCCAAGCTTAACAATGAGTCCAATCATTCGGCTTTTACCATCATAGATTACTACAATACCTTCTTGGCTGTCTTCAACAACACAGGAGAAATCCCAG GGATTCTGCCGTTTAAAACCCCGTTCATAGAATGTTACAAGAATGGTACCGTATGTGATGATCCTAAGTCTGCTTTCTTCTGGGATCCAATTCACCCTACCCAAGAAGGATGGAAATCAGTTTACAAGGTTTTAAGAACAAATATCACCGCAGCTTTGACTAAAGCGTAA